From Methanosphaera sp.:
TTATACATGGTAGTAGTATTTTTTCTGCAGCTCCTGGACTTAGTGGTCTTCAAGCATATAAATTTGGTAAAACAACTACTGTTCCATTCCCTGATGAGAACTTCTTCCCACACTCACCATATGATGCTATAAAACAGAATTCAGAAAATGGATTACATACTCTTGTTCTTCTTGATATTCAAGCTCACAAAGATAGATATATGACTGTTAATCAGGCAATTGATTATTTATCAAAAGTTGAAGGTGAACGTAATGAGGGAGTATTTGATGATGATAGAATTGTAATTGGTATTGCTCATGCAGGTAGTGATAAACCTATAGTTAAAGGTGGTCGTGTATGTGATGTTAAAGACTTTGACTTTGGTGAACCACTTCATTGTATGATTGTACCTGGTGATCTTCACTTTATTGAAGCTGAAGCTTTAATTACTCTTGCAGATGTTGATGAAGAACTTCTTAAGGATTTCCTCTAGAAATTTAAATTCATAAGCATCTTTCTTTTTTTCTTATTTTTTTTTATTAAAATTCTAAATTTTAAGTGTTATTTTTAATGTTTTATTGTATATTATTTTTTTATATATTTAAAGAATATTTTTTAGTTATTTTTTTTTATCTTTAATTAGTTTTAAACTAATTTAATAGTTATTATATATACTAAATATTTAGTATTATTTTAAACATACTTTTTATTGTTCAGTTTTTTGAACATATCGAATACTTGGTGGAATATGAAGAATATAAAGAAAAATATTTCAATCATATTTATCTCATTATTTTTCATAACTATAATTACATCAGCTGCAGCAGCAGATGATAATAATATGACAGATACTAATAGTGATAATGAAAGTCAATTATTAGCTTATGATCATTTATATAGTAACTCTGAGTATGCGAAAAATAATCCGATAAGAAGATTGAGAGATCCAGACTTAGACATAAGAAGCGTTGATGAAGAACCATATAGTGAAGAAATAAATATAATTAGTATTTCTAACACTGATAATAATAATAAGACTGTGAAAATTAAACAGCCTAAAACTAACGCTAGTGTAAATGTGGATGTTGATGATTCATTTAAAATACTCGGTAAACTTAAAGCAAATACTATAGTATTTGATGAAAATCAAACCTTGATAAATTCGGGTGTTGTTACCTATTATCTTAATGATGAAGTAATATCTACTCAAAATTTAAATAATGGATTTTCAAGATTAAATTATTCACTAGATCAAACAAAAACAGCAGGACGTTATCTTTTCAAGGTAACATTTACTGATGATGAATATAACTCTAATGAGTTTTCTACTTTCATAAATATTATGCGTAGTGATATTTGTGATGTTACAATTCCATCACAAAATATATATTCTGGTGAAGATCTAGAAATTAAGGCTGATATTTTAGATAAGACTACAAATTCTAAACTACTTGGAAATATTTCAGCTACAGTTGTTATTAATGGACAACCTTTTATGATAACAGATATTGTTGATGGTAAGGTTGATGTTAAAATTGCACAACTTACAGAGGGAATGTATGATATTAAATTATTAATACCTGAAAGTCAACTTTATAATGCTAAAAACATAACAACAACAGCTAAAGTTAAAAATAGAC
This genomic window contains:
- the dph5 gene encoding diphthine synthase, translating into MLYFIGLGLFSEDDISFKGYKALKSVDCIYAEFYTARLMGGNIDKLMDEIDVPFIQLKREDVEDNNVIIKEAMDKDIAFVTAGDSLMATTHTDLYVEAKNKGIETCVIHGSSIFSAAPGLSGLQAYKFGKTTTVPFPDENFFPHSPYDAIKQNSENGLHTLVLLDIQAHKDRYMTVNQAIDYLSKVEGERNEGVFDDDRIVIGIAHAGSDKPIVKGGRVCDVKDFDFGEPLHCMIVPGDLHFIEAEALITLADVDEELLKDFL